From the Xiphophorus maculatus strain JP 163 A chromosome 20, X_maculatus-5.0-male, whole genome shotgun sequence genome, one window contains:
- the LOC102234975 gene encoding serine/threonine-protein kinase WNK2-like isoform X5 translates to MNSADISSKDPPLGSTFSSTPNLDSDINANACRHVYENGMDHNVNIQNAALRGASDPSSYPSTEYQGLGRRRFIRRSLWVSDHDEQTLDTSDLVSSSPVPNIDLRTIVDRSRTRALLSETSSTERQVGLKDSATESVSADEERGDRLETGPKADPGPSDVTGKAGSDENEEEPGMKAVSTSPGGRFLKFDIELGRGSFKTVYKGLDTDTWVEVAWCELQERKLSKAERQRFKEEAEMLKALQHPNIVRFYDFWESPVKGKKCIVLVTELMTSGTLKTYLKRFKVMKPKVLRRWCRQILKGLHFLHTRTPPIIHRDLKCDNIFITGPTGSVKIGDLGLATLKRASFAKSVIGTPEFMAPEMYEEHYDEAVDVYAFGMCMLEMATSEYPYSECQNAAQIYRKVTSGVKPASYGKVSDPEIKEIIGECICHRWEERYSIKDLLNHAYFAEDTGVRVELNEEDDGQKSTIALKLWVEDPKKLKGKYKDTGAIEFTFDLEKEVPEVVAQEMVESGFFLECDVKIVGKSIRDRVALIKWRRARTGSPNGNSEVKKMQQNLLQVPGTGPPEETIFTTADCEDQETLICTVPVITPATSDNGVNSNMQLDDLSNQQNGPYQSLPEPISTAQMLYSPPSQTDSQLHQGSYQQSAGQASHENNKQPTTQPHQGAYQQPTADQLHPGTFQQPAAQLHHGPFQCQTTVSAPATPVPPVQQSRQTSQSFPAAAPTLQMHLTVQSTQEQCHLQPAAVPSQFPSPYPVVHMPAPFSPASLPSTFSSSDAAMSTSYYSPSPLLPPLALTPHTALTSISSLGTPQTPMSTPQNVPSLSLPFPHLGIAKSPVVPQQQVGPHTSQQHTSSLHSTHPLPFSQVQPTSFPAPHPEQELADQPVQVAAPRGTLIDVQHLETAPPVLSTGQTPIWGSRMDTESPAAAASPVPAPASISVSTTVQFEAKAPVRTPPPAPGSAAPQTPTQAQKTLQPVALAQLQAPISASTFTVELTMVSSVSSAASQISTSGLVSDSAHVSLSAPSQAAAPAGVSVLQPAGVHTTVPVSESASLAQHNVEATSVPGSFQQEICAEDVLRDRAISLSSYTYDSVNSDVASGRETSDGYESLASGSKGDSKPRKHHRKSARTRSRQERTSKPKLSMLNVCNTGDKMVECQLETHNHKMVTFKFDLDGDAPEEIATYMVENGFILLLEKEIFIDQLKDIVDKAEDMLHEDMGDEKDTTLSCSPLQGQMSEAGESQQSGAPQPVYQQNVLHTGKRWFIICPVEETPPCVQDTPSEGTATLSPGSSANTQPADSTTAKPSTSREEGSSSTMSGASGGFVHEVYGFYSPPITSNTDPLLLATLSPPVSAPATLQSVSAMEPAGSSLQTSLHGAKAQTFPPSLPHTSYPVEDSQGSPLGSLSPTHGAQKALDLTHSASIVDEVPCCPLVMPLSLDVNPPQGRSPLAPLPLQELGATKESTSVSYAPAVRSELPQQPVVLHQPFSNVGGSKVSSLPQSPAPSQHGAGPSESDGEGRVSRGGFVDSTIKTLDEKLRNLLYQEYAPMYPSGSAAETPGSGTEYIQFPPGPDSATGGSGNSTPGPIGEGRYRAGEQLPQIPERMESLSTLSDSAVCASLSRRHVPHSVSCSGTRGRFKIISLPPEVANRRDVKQRSWSSAASPAHPGGYNGDPIPPEALATSTTIGRFSVVSTEDDITQRTRCSRYSAPPDFYLDTPPPMDSGAESSPAKLAPATPSQYVRSERRGSDLMKRAVAFLRRTGRSSSVQSSDSPSRHGGLPGSAYASSDNDSEMEDSDIKRELQRLREKHLKEISELQAHQRGEVELLYRRLGKVPPPGLGLLHVAPHTSRRKRSSKHRLKPGKLLSPLVQQFRNVKTKSSDSTKPGAAPGPSEPAVSLNGSPGRTSFPTHGRPRSCTSHLPSSASEPVQTQQPCSLKGSMSSDNIYAGLQGDVAGTQALPEQGWSNYPQPSERVTYKSSSKPRARFLSGPVSLSIWSTLKRLCLGKERGSRSGASASGAFNQSQQMHSATPPPQQPVVGLAQAQANNSNNKTGTSMSPSENNLPEDLQVLMDDWAQEVLIVTHRPRTDSLSIRGQQLCPQVVPQTLEQPHQALNTSPWTPPGPQACALSWPESPGPAVMAGPLTGPFHTYQLHSPAAFTALPSPLSFNQWPGYFFPVSAGVFAFPAVPSTLSSPTSSSSHQLTDPKAKTL, encoded by the exons GAAAGGAAACTATCCAAAGCAGAGAGGCAGCGGTTcaaagaggaagcagagatgCTGAAGGCCCTGCAGCACCCCAACATCGTGCGATTTTATGACTTCTGGGAGTCACCAGTAAAAGGGAAGAAGTGCATCGTCCTTGTGACAGAGCTAATGACATCAGGAACACTGAAAAC GTATCTAAAGCGCTTCAAGGTTATGAAGCCCAAAGTCCTGAGAAGGTGGTGTCGGCAGATTCTCAAAGGCCTCCATTTCCTCCACACAAGGACGCCTCCCATCATCCACAGAGACCTCAAGTGTGACAACATTTTCATCACTGGTCCAACTGGCTCTGTCAAAATAGGAGACCTTGGATTAGCAACACTAAAGAGGGCCTCTTTTGCCAAAAGTGTTATTG GTACTCCAGAGTTTATGGCTCCAGAGATGTATGAGGAGCACTATGACGAGGCTGTGGATGTCTATGCTTTTGGGATGTGTATGCTGGAGATGGCCACCTCAGAGTATCCTTACTCTGAGTGTCAGAATGCTGCTCAGATCTACCGCAAAGTCACAAGT GGGGTGAAGCCTGCCAGCTACGGCAAAGTCAGTGACCcagaaataaaggaaattatTGGGGAGTGTATCTGCCACAGATGGGAGGAACG GTACTCCATCAAGGACCTCCTGAACCATGCATATTTTGCCGAAGACACAGGAGTTAGGGTTGAGCTAAATGAGGAGGACGATGGACAAAAATCAACCATTGCTTTAAAGTTGTGGGTTGAAGATCCTAAAAAGTTAAAGGGAAAATATAAGGACACTGGTGCTATTGAGTTTACCTTTGACTTGGAGAAAGAAGTTCCAGAAGTAGTTGCACAAGAAATG GTGGAGTCAGGATTTTTCTTGGAATGTGATGTAAAGATAGTTGGTAAATCTATCAGAGACCGTGTGGCTTTAATAAAATGGAGGAGGGCAAGGACTGGCTCACCAAATGGAAACAGTGAAGTGAAGAAGATGCAGCAGAACCTTCTGCAGGTCCCTGGTACTGGTCCACCTGAGGAAACCATATTCACCACTGCAGATTGTGAGGACCAAGAAACTCTGATCTGCACTGTTCCTGTAATCACACCTGCCACAT CTGATAACGGAGTGAACTCCAACATGCAATTAGACGATCTGAGCAATCAGCAGAATGGTCCCTACCAGTCACTTCCAGAACCCATTTCTACTGCACAGATGCTCTACAGTCCTCCTTCTCAAACTGACTCCCAGCTGCACCAAGGATCCTACCAGCAATCTGCAGGACAGGCCTCgcatgaaaacaacaaacagccaACCACACAGCCACACCAGGGAGCCTACCAGCAACCCACAGCAGATCAGCTGCATCCTGGGACCTTCCAACAGCCTGCAGCACAACTTCACCACGGGCCTTTTCAGTGTCAAACA ACAGTTTCTGCTCCAGCTACCCCAGTGCCCCCTGTGCAGCAGAGCAGACAGACATCCCAGAGTTTCCCAGCTGCAGCCCCAACTCTGCAGATGCATCTTACTGTCCAGTCCACCCAGGAGCAG TGTCATCTCCAACCAGCTGCCGTCCCGTCTCAG TTTCCCTCTCCATATCCTGTCGTTCACATGCCCGCTCCCTTTTCCCCAGCTTCTCTGCCGTCCACCTTCAGCAGCAGCGACGCTGCTATGTCTACCTCTTACTACTCACCTTCACCTCTCCTTCCCCCCCTCGCTCTCACTCCCCACACAGCTCTCACATCTATATCTTCTCTTGGGACTCCTCAGACTCCCATGTCCACACCGCAAAATGTCCCCAGTTTGTCTCTCCCCTTTCCTCACCTGGGAATAGCCAAGTCCCCTGTGGTGCCACAGCAGCAGGTTGGCCCACACACATCTCAGCAGCACACCAGTAGCCTCCATTCCACCCATCCCTTACCTTTCTCCCAGGTACAACCCACCTCATTCCCTGCCCCCCACCCTGAGCAGGAACTGGCTGACCAGCCTGTCCAG GTGGCTGCTCCCCGTGGGACTCTGATAGATGTTCAGCATTTGGAAACAGCTCCCCCTGTCTTATCCACTGGACAGACTCCTATATGGGGAAGCAGAATGGACACAGAatctcctgcagctgcagcgtCTCCAGTCCCTGCTCCAGCCTCAATTTCGGTCTCGACTACAGTTCAGTTTGAAGCCAAAGCCCCAGTGCGAACTCCACCTCCAGCTCCAGGGTCAGCAGCACCTCAGACTCCAACACAAGCTCAAAAAACACTGCAGCCTGTGGCCTTAGCCCAACTTCAGGCACCAATATCTGCATCGACTTTCACCGTCGAGCTCACAATGGTCTCCTCTGTGAGCTCAGCTGCATCGCAGATCTCCACCTCAGGTTTGGTCTCAGACTCAGCTCATGTCAGTCTGTCAGCACCGAGTCAGGCTGCGGCTCCTGCTGGAGTTTCAGTTCTACAACCCGCTGGCGTCCACACAACAGTCCCGGTGTCCGAGTCCGCCAGCCTGGCTCAGCACAACGTGGAGGCAACATCCGTCCCTGGGAGCTTTCAGCAGGAAATCTGCGCAGAG gatgttCTTCGTGACAGAGCGATATCACTATCCAGTTACACCTACGACAG TGTTAACTCTGACGTAGCGTCTGGTCGGGAAACAAGCGATGGCTATGAAAGCTTAGCAAGTGGGAGCAAAGGTGACTCAAAACCCAGGAAACATCATCGCAAGTCTGCTCGCACACGTTCCAGGCAAGAGAGGACCAGCAAACCCAAGCTGAGCATGCTCAAT GTTTGCAACACTGGTGACAAAATGGTTGAATGTCAGCTGGAGACTCACAACCACAAAATGGTAACATTTAAGTTTGACCTGGACGGAGACGCTCCGGAGGAAATTGCCACCTACATG GTGGAgaatggttttattttgctgttagaGAAGGAGATCTTCATTGATCAGCTGAAAGACATTGTGGACAAAGCAGAAGACATGCTGCATGAAGACATGGGGGATGAAAAAGACACAACTTTGAGTTGCAGTCCTCTGCAGGGCCAGATGTCTGAAGCAGGAGAG AGTCAGCAGTCAGGGGCACCGCAGCCTGTATATCAGCAGAATG TTCTTCACACAGGAAAGCGATGGTTCATCATCTGCCCAGTGGAGGAGACGCCTCCCTGCGTTCAGGACACTCCGTCTGAGGGGACAGCGACACTGTCACCTGGGAGCTCAGCCAACACCCAGCCTGCTGACAGCACCACTGCAAAGCCGTCCACATCCAGAG AAGAGGGGTCGTCCTCCACAATGTCTGGTGCAAGTGGAGGGTTCGTTCATGAAGTTTATGGTTTCTACAGTCCTCCAATAACATCCAACACTGACCCCCTCCTCTTGGCCACCCTGTCGCCCCCCGTGTCTGCACCTGCCACTCTCCAGTCAGTGTCTGCAATGGAGCCTGCAGGCAGTTCTCTGCAGACTAGCTTGCATGGAGCCAAGGCTCAAACGTTTCCCCCATCGTTGCCCCACACTTCTTACCCAGTGGAGGATTCACAGGGGTCTCCTCTTGGGTCACTCTCCCCTACCCATGGAGCTCAGAAGGCTCTCGATTTGACCCACTCAGCATCCATTGTTGATGAGGTGCCCTGCTGTCCACTCGTCATGCCCCTGTCCTTAGATGTGAACCCTCCCCAGGGCAGGTCACCTCTGGCCCCTCTCCCCCTCCAGGAGCTGGGTGCCACCAAAGAGTCGACGTCTGTCTCCTACGCTCCTGCAGTGCGCAGCGAGTTGCCACAGCAGCCAGTCGTCCTCCACCAGCCTTTCTCCAACGTGGGAGGCTCCAAAGTGTCCTCGCTTCCCCAAAGCCCGGCACCATCCCAGCACGGCGCGGGGCCAAGCGAGTCTGATGGCGAAGGACGGGTCAGTCGGGGAGGTTTCGTCGATAGCACCATTAAAACTCTGGATGAAAAACTGAGGAACCTGCTCTACCAGGAATACGCTCCCATGTATCCATCAGGCAGCGCGGCAGAGACACCAGGATCTGGGACAGAGTACATCCAGTTTCCTCCGGGCCCGGACAGCGCCACTGGAGGGTCAGGAAACAGCACCCCGGGTCCGATAGGGGAGGGACGCTACCGGGCAGGAGAACAACTT CCTCAAATTCCTGAGAGAATGGAAAGCCTGAGCACTCTGAGTGACTCCGCTGTTTGTG CTTCTTTGTCAAGACGACACGTTCCTCACTCTGTGTCCTGCTCTGGAACTAGAGGTCGATTTAAG ATCATCTCTCTTCCTCCTGAAGTGGCAAACAGAAGAGATGTGAAGCAGAGGAGCTGGAGCAGCGCTGCCTCCCCTGCACACCCCGGTGGATACAACGGGGACCCGATTCCACCTGAAGCCTTGGCTACCTCCACCACCATCGGACGTTTCTCTGTGGTGAGCACTGAAGATGACATCACTCAGAGGACGCGCTGCAGCCGCTACTCTGCCCCGCCCGACTTCTACTTGGACACTCCACCTCCCATGG ACTCAGGAGCAGAGAGCAGCCCTGCTAAGCTGGCTCCTGCCACTCCGTCCCAGTACGTTCGCTCTGAGCGCAGAGGAAGTGACCTCATGAAAAGAGCAGTGGCTTTTCTCCGTCGCACTGGCCGCAGCAGCAGCGTGCAGAGCTCTGATTCCCCGAGCAGACATGGAGGCTTGCCTGGCTCGGCCTACGCCAGCAGCGACAATGACTCCGAGATGGAGGACTCAGACATAAAGAGGGAACTGCAGAGACTCAGAGAGAA ACATCTGAAGGAAATCTCAGAGCTGCAAGCACATCAACGTGGAGAGGTGGAGCTGCTCTATCGCAGACTTGGTAAGGTTCCTCCTCCTGGCCTCGGCCTCTTACATGTTGCACCGCATACAAGCCGCAGGAAGAGGTCCAGCAAACACAGACTGAAGCCCGGGAAACTTCTCAGCCCGCTAGTTCAGcaatttagaaatgtcaaaACCAAAAGCAGCGACTCCACTAAACCAG GTGCTGCTCCAGGTCCCAGTGAGCCAGCAGTGAGTTTAAATGGTTCTCCAGGCAGAACTTCCTTCCCGACCCACGGCAGGCCACGGTCGTGTACCAGCCACCTTCCCAGCTCGGCTTCAGAGCCGGTGCAGACTCAGCAACCCTGCTCCCTGAAAGGCTCCATGTCCTCTGATAACATCTATGCTGGACTACAAGGAGACGTCGCCGGCACACAAGCTCTGCCTGAACAGG GCTGGTCTAATTACCCTCAACCGTCTGAGAGAGTGACCTATAAGTCCAGTAGCAAACCACGAGCTAGATTTCTCAGTGGGCCTGTGTCTTTGTCTATCT gGTCAACACTCAAAAGGTTGTGTCTCGGTAAAGAACGAGGCAGCA GGTCTGGGGCCTCCGCATCTGGAGCCTTCAATCAGTCACAGCAAATGCACAGTGCTACACCTCCGCCCCAGCAGCCTGTTGTTGGCCTGGCCCAAGCTCAGGCCAACAACAGCAATAACAAGACAGGCACATCTATGAGTCCCAGTGAAAACAACCTGCCTGAAGACCTACAAGTTCTGATGGACGACTGGGCCCAGGAGGTGCTGATTGTGACCCACCGACCTCGTACCGACTCTCTGAGTATCCGTGGGCAGCAGCTGTGCCCCCAGGTTGTGCCTCAAACACTTGAACAGCCGCATCAGGCTTTAAat ACATCACCGTGGACTCCACCCGGTCCACAGGCTTGTGCTTTATCCTGGCCTGAAAGCCCTGGGCCTGCAGTGATGGCCGGCCCCTTGACCGGCCCCTTTCACACGTATCAGCTACACTCTCCTGCTGCGTTCACAGCTTTACCCTCCCCTCTTTCCTTCAATCAGTGGCCTGGGTATTTCTTTCCAGTTTCTGCCGGGGTCTTTGCCTTTCCTGCTGTGCCCTCCACCCTCTCCAGCCCTACTTCATCTTCATCTCATCAGCTGACTGACCCCAAGGCAAAGACTCTTTAA